A stretch of Cryptosporangium aurantiacum DNA encodes these proteins:
- a CDS encoding tyrosine-type recombinase/integrase: MHRRASQELRALPGFGLAWRRHVVAGTNSRSGRQHDHARRRARGRTPRVHDLRHAHASWLLAGGADLQVVKERLGHGSIATTEKYLHTLPGAHDAALEALTAIRGTRDAENPVVAKNETTEGNESVEVTELRKLVATLSAGLAELLGEQGVVGDRHRRIGQRTQCRDAVAE, encoded by the coding sequence ATGCATCGGCGGGCCTCACAAGAGCTGCGCGCACTGCCTGGCTTCGGCCTCGCCTGGCGCCGTCACGTCGTGGCCGGAACCAACTCACGCTCTGGGAGGCAGCACGACCACGCCCGCCGTCGCGCCCGAGGGCGCACGCCGCGCGTCCACGATCTCCGCCACGCGCATGCATCCTGGCTGCTAGCCGGCGGAGCGGATCTGCAGGTGGTCAAGGAACGACTCGGTCACGGGAGCATTGCGACCACGGAGAAATACCTCCACACGCTGCCTGGCGCCCACGATGCTGCGCTCGAAGCCTTAACGGCGATACGCGGGACCCGCGATGCGGAGAATCCGGTAGTCGCCAAGAACGAGACCACGGAGGGGAACGAGTCGGTCGAGGTGACTGAGCTCCGGAAGCTCGTAGCCACCCTGTCTGCGGGTCTGGCGGAGCTGTTGGGCGAGCAAGGCGTAGTTGGCGACCGCCATCGCCGTATAGGCCAGCGCACCCAGTGCCGCGACGCCGTAGCCGAATGA
- a CDS encoding LLM class flavin-dependent oxidoreductase, protein MHFSLFLGPGVRGPHEDRLAIELGIEQALEADAAGFTAVYVGEQHFNNYEPYADGLTMAAFLAGRLEHAYLGTSVVPLILHHPLFLVERANLLDQLTQGRFILGMSGGRPREGKTWHKHDLTPAQRSRLFDQKLDVMLRAWAHRAGDAPLEFATDDEHGVMEGRMMPTSYRDPHPLYAIGTNTPAKIAEAGRRGRKVHLGPFDPEGAGRLAALYRASMEEGGHPAELIDENLRWFIHTKLILVGETDDDAWDVAERLFTGPMVMAPWIRPDPAQDGWPLRKIYRSDPGPFAPAMGVPESQSAYLHRTAIVGSPETVAAELATYRAAGLPHVHARFIFGALDDPDVFRRSFRLFTSEVMPRLGVDTIPAPPARQTILAG, encoded by the coding sequence ATGCATTTCTCTCTCTTCCTCGGCCCCGGAGTACGCGGTCCGCACGAAGACCGGCTCGCCATCGAGCTGGGCATCGAGCAGGCGCTGGAGGCCGACGCGGCCGGATTCACGGCGGTCTACGTCGGCGAGCAACACTTCAACAACTACGAGCCCTACGCCGACGGCCTGACCATGGCCGCCTTCCTGGCCGGCCGCCTCGAGCACGCCTACCTGGGCACCAGCGTGGTGCCACTGATCCTGCACCACCCGCTGTTCCTGGTAGAACGTGCGAACCTCCTCGACCAGCTGACCCAAGGTCGCTTCATCCTCGGAATGTCCGGCGGGCGGCCCCGCGAAGGCAAAACGTGGCACAAGCACGACCTCACCCCTGCGCAGCGCTCCCGGCTGTTCGACCAGAAGCTCGACGTGATGCTGCGGGCGTGGGCACACCGAGCCGGAGACGCACCGTTGGAGTTCGCCACCGACGACGAGCACGGCGTCATGGAGGGGCGCATGATGCCGACCTCGTACCGGGACCCGCACCCGCTCTACGCGATCGGCACCAACACCCCCGCGAAGATCGCCGAGGCGGGACGTCGAGGACGGAAGGTCCACCTCGGGCCGTTCGACCCCGAGGGCGCGGGACGCCTCGCCGCGCTCTACCGCGCGAGCATGGAGGAAGGTGGCCATCCGGCCGAGCTGATCGACGAGAATCTGCGCTGGTTCATCCACACCAAACTGATCCTCGTCGGCGAGACCGATGACGATGCGTGGGACGTCGCCGAGCGACTCTTCACCGGCCCGATGGTCATGGCCCCGTGGATCCGCCCTGACCCCGCCCAGGACGGCTGGCCGCTCCGCAAGATCTACCGCTCCGACCCCGGCCCGTTCGCGCCCGCGATGGGAGTACCCGAAAGCCAGAGCGCCTACCTCCACCGCACGGCGATCGTCGGCAGCCCTGAGACCGTTGCCGCGGAACTAGCCACCTACCGGGCCGCCGGGCTCCCGCACGTCCACGCACGGTTCATCTTCGGTGCGCTCGACGATCCCGACGTCTTCCGCCGCTCGTTCCGGCTGTTCACCAGCGAGGTCATGCCCCGCTTGGGAGTCGACACCATACCCGCGCCACCGGCTCGGCAGACCATCCTGGCCGGCTGA
- a CDS encoding flavin reductase family protein — MNDHLSTAFRDVMAEVCTPVSVITAMDGVRPHGTTVSAFASLSMAPPMVLVSLDRGSNLLAVVRTTRRFGVNILGREQHGLASAFARKGADKFDGVPWTLAHGLPRLGGAPGWLACDLEQLVPGGDHFVALGTVLDAETRPGRPLTYHSRAFGTHTPLPSR, encoded by the coding sequence ATGAACGACCACCTGTCGACCGCGTTCCGCGACGTGATGGCGGAAGTGTGCACGCCGGTATCGGTGATCACCGCGATGGACGGCGTACGTCCGCACGGCACCACCGTCAGCGCCTTCGCTTCGCTGTCGATGGCACCACCGATGGTCCTCGTATCCCTGGACCGTGGCTCGAACCTGCTCGCCGTGGTGCGGACCACCCGACGGTTCGGTGTGAACATCCTTGGCCGCGAACAGCATGGCCTCGCGTCGGCCTTCGCCCGGAAAGGCGCCGACAAGTTCGACGGCGTCCCGTGGACCCTGGCCCACGGTTTGCCTCGTCTCGGAGGTGCTCCGGGCTGGTTGGCCTGCGACCTGGAACAGCTCGTTCCCGGAGGCGACCACTTCGTTGCGCTGGGCACGGTGCTCGACGCCGAGACACGTCCGGGCCGCCCACTCACTTACCACTCGCGGGCCTTCGGCACCCACACGCCGTTACCCAGCCGATAA
- a CDS encoding LLM class flavin-dependent oxidoreductase, which translates to MYVGCFLGPTGRGPADDLPLIDFCYDMAIAADRAGFALVNVGEQHFTNYEPYSSPFMMGAMLARHLERAWFGTTVVNLAYHNPISLAEHANLIDLLTHGKCFIGLSTGHLPFIASQWGVPASYGKEVALQRIDVALQAWAKEPGDPPLAWRTDLEEGVLGLRIMPVGYRRNHPVIGFATNTDATIAHAGARGWPVALGRYNLIESARKMAIYREALDAVGHSEDVRRECLALSSVTKAIVVAETDERAWELAERQLRGFMNFTYAVATRRRLKDTRSMKELWDATVEGPVDIANDSFTAPEWIQASAFVGSPETVARQMLEYADAGIEGINARFVYGDFDAAEAWRGFRLFAEKVLPLVNAEQLPAPAPERVRPEHLGEAAKTATLAHLFH; encoded by the coding sequence ATGTACGTAGGCTGCTTCCTCGGTCCCACGGGCCGTGGCCCGGCAGACGACCTGCCGCTGATCGACTTCTGCTACGACATGGCGATCGCCGCTGACCGGGCGGGGTTCGCGCTGGTCAACGTCGGCGAGCAGCATTTCACCAACTACGAGCCCTACAGCTCGCCGTTCATGATGGGCGCGATGCTGGCGCGCCATCTGGAGCGCGCCTGGTTCGGCACGACGGTAGTAAACCTCGCCTACCACAACCCGATCTCGCTGGCCGAGCACGCCAACCTCATCGATCTGCTGACCCACGGTAAGTGCTTCATCGGCCTCTCCACCGGTCACCTGCCATTCATAGCCTCCCAATGGGGGGTGCCGGCCTCATACGGCAAGGAGGTCGCGCTTCAGCGGATCGACGTCGCCCTCCAGGCGTGGGCGAAGGAACCCGGCGACCCGCCCCTGGCCTGGCGAACCGACCTGGAGGAGGGCGTCCTCGGCCTGCGGATTATGCCGGTCGGCTATCGCCGGAACCATCCGGTCATCGGCTTCGCCACCAACACCGACGCAACCATCGCCCACGCTGGCGCCCGGGGTTGGCCGGTGGCGCTGGGCCGCTACAACCTCATCGAGTCCGCCCGCAAAATGGCGATCTACCGCGAGGCGCTGGACGCTGTAGGCCATTCCGAGGATGTGCGCCGGGAATGCCTCGCGCTTTCCAGCGTGACCAAGGCGATCGTGGTCGCCGAGACCGACGAGCGGGCGTGGGAGCTCGCGGAACGCCAGCTTCGGGGCTTCATGAACTTCACGTATGCGGTCGCCACCCGACGGCGGCTAAAGGACACCCGCTCGATGAAGGAGCTCTGGGACGCCACCGTCGAAGGCCCCGTCGACATCGCGAACGACTCCTTCACCGCACCCGAGTGGATCCAGGCATCCGCGTTCGTCGGCAGCCCGGAGACCGTCGCCCGCCAGATGCTCGAGTACGCCGACGCCGGCATCGAAGGCATCAACGCCCGCTTCGTCTACGGGGACTTCGACGCCGCCGAAGCGTGGCGCGGGTTCAGGCTGTTCGCGGAGAAGGTGCTGCCGCTGGTCAATGCCGAGCAGCTTCCGGCGCCAGCACCGGAACGGGTCCGGCCGGAGCACCTGGGCGAGGCGGCAAAGACCGCGACGCTGGCGCACCTGTTCCACTGA
- a CDS encoding amidohydrolase family protein, with product MVSASWQTKTKPVQSCFSNQTSPVLFRSDGEEADVVALDVHAHHLPAVLGERFTALSGRPYPLRHSEDQSRRLADLDRAGVDQQILGLGAVQPYWSDARAAIDGARFANDLYARTVAAHADRFRAFGAVPLPHPDAAVEEAIRCLDDLGFAGIGLGCSADGVPLDDPRFDPFWAEMDARSAVVYLHPGVANSLGVGVLEYPMLLGPVFGSPAEQAIAVTRLALTGALTRFPRIRVLVCGMGGNLLVARAKLAESLERGAAHGSQFDAPAVLAALDSLWFDTSSIDPVLTLAARQADAVDRLVFGSDTPWGSATRVVTAMRELLAPDEVDAVLARGADLVGKKVS from the coding sequence GTGGTCAGCGCATCGTGGCAGACAAAAACCAAACCCGTCCAGTCTTGTTTTTCAAACCAGACCAGTCCAGTCTTGTTCCGTTCAGACGGCGAGGAGGCCGACGTGGTAGCTCTCGATGTGCACGCCCATCACTTACCGGCGGTGCTGGGTGAACGTTTCACGGCGTTGTCCGGACGGCCGTATCCGCTCCGGCATTCCGAGGACCAGTCGCGACGTCTCGCCGACCTCGATCGGGCCGGCGTCGACCAGCAGATCCTCGGTCTGGGAGCGGTCCAGCCCTACTGGTCCGATGCCCGGGCCGCCATCGATGGCGCGCGGTTCGCCAACGACCTGTACGCCCGAACGGTCGCCGCGCACGCGGATCGTTTCCGGGCCTTCGGCGCGGTACCGCTCCCGCATCCGGACGCTGCGGTCGAGGAGGCGATCCGCTGCCTGGACGATCTGGGCTTCGCCGGAATCGGTCTGGGTTGCTCGGCCGACGGCGTTCCGCTCGACGACCCACGGTTCGACCCCTTCTGGGCCGAGATGGACGCCCGGTCGGCCGTCGTCTATCTCCATCCCGGTGTGGCGAACAGCCTGGGTGTGGGCGTGTTGGAGTACCCGATGTTGCTCGGGCCCGTCTTCGGATCGCCCGCTGAGCAGGCGATCGCAGTCACCCGGCTCGCGCTCACCGGCGCTCTGACACGATTCCCGCGAATCCGCGTACTGGTGTGCGGCATGGGAGGAAATCTCCTGGTCGCCCGGGCGAAGCTCGCCGAGAGCCTCGAGCGCGGAGCCGCCCACGGCAGTCAGTTCGACGCCCCCGCGGTGCTCGCGGCTCTCGACAGCCTGTGGTTCGACACCTCGTCGATCGACCCGGTGCTGACCCTCGCTGCCCGGCAGGCCGACGCCGTCGATCGGCTGGTCTTCGGATCGGACACCCCGTGGGGCAGCGCGACCCGGGTCGTCACCGCGATGCGTGAGCTCCTCGCGCCGGACGAAGTGGACGCGGTACTGGCTCGCGGCGCGGATCTCGTCGGAAAGAAGGTGTCCTGA
- a CDS encoding TetR/AcrR family transcriptional regulator codes for MADTLREPQQDRSRDKLERIYDASVELLLEGGWGAVTVGDVERRSGVSRGAFYLRFPSREALLDYAHDRLLETVKIHQEQAFERARAAKSPTVDAAVFAAVSAVAEVFQQHGRALMRLDRGEEGGAGEDALNQLSRQFRSVLEPVTGAAPEHQTHLEFAMQLVFSALVLKIQPRVTFSQHTAIDWDSFVRELSEAVTAYLEARLPLAD; via the coding sequence ATGGCCGACACGCTCCGGGAGCCGCAGCAGGACCGAAGCCGCGACAAGCTGGAACGCATCTACGACGCGAGCGTCGAGTTGCTTCTCGAAGGTGGCTGGGGCGCCGTCACGGTCGGCGACGTGGAGCGTCGGTCCGGCGTCAGCCGCGGAGCGTTCTACCTGCGCTTTCCGAGCCGGGAGGCGCTACTGGACTACGCCCACGACCGCCTGCTCGAAACGGTCAAAATCCACCAGGAGCAGGCGTTCGAACGCGCCCGGGCGGCGAAGTCGCCGACCGTCGACGCTGCGGTGTTTGCCGCTGTGAGCGCCGTGGCCGAGGTCTTCCAGCAGCACGGTCGCGCTCTGATGCGGCTGGATCGCGGCGAGGAAGGCGGCGCCGGCGAGGACGCACTCAACCAGCTCAGCCGGCAGTTCCGCTCGGTGCTCGAACCGGTAACCGGAGCTGCTCCCGAGCACCAGACGCATCTGGAGTTCGCGATGCAACTGGTCTTCTCGGCACTCGTCCTGAAAATCCAGCCCCGAGTCACCTTCAGCCAGCACACCGCAATCGACTGGGACTCGTTCGTCCGCGAGCTCTCCGAGGCGGTCACCGCTTATCTCGAGGCGCGTCTCCCCCTCGCCGACTGA
- a CDS encoding MFS transporter, with translation MTTDQPLLRDVPQAPPTAEPSRGFVALFALASLGLWIATLTPVIVSVPLKVAQIDPNENTQGTTLSVVLGIGAVFGILANPVFGRISDRTTWPLGRRRPWLVIGALLSVLGAVVLGLSSNVAVATVGWSINQIGVNATMAVLLALLPDQVPPERRGRISGLLGLTQAVAAVLGVALVGGLSQVSLTLAIIVPTAIALVCVSIAAVLLSDRPATRTERPSFNLREFAGSFWVNPRRFPDFGWAWISRFAMFMGISFALNYQIFYLTSHLGLTEKQATGLVPAAIGIQTLMVVLVSLTLGPLSDRLRRRKVFVLVSAVIAGVGLGVVALAPADRTSVPLFLLGMALVGLGQGTYFAVDLALVADVLPNKDEDAAKDLGVLGMANLIPQSIAPAVAPLFLAVPLFTDNGGSGQNYVALYLAGALFAVAAGVTILRVEGVR, from the coding sequence ATGACCACAGATCAACCTCTTCTCAGAGACGTCCCGCAGGCTCCACCCACCGCAGAGCCTTCCCGCGGATTCGTCGCCCTCTTCGCCTTGGCAAGCCTCGGGCTCTGGATCGCCACTCTCACGCCGGTGATCGTCTCGGTGCCCCTGAAGGTCGCGCAGATCGACCCGAACGAGAACACGCAGGGAACGACCCTGTCCGTCGTCCTCGGCATCGGCGCCGTGTTCGGAATCCTCGCGAACCCCGTCTTCGGACGCATCTCCGACCGCACCACCTGGCCCCTGGGTCGACGACGCCCATGGCTGGTCATCGGCGCCTTGCTGTCGGTCCTCGGCGCCGTCGTACTCGGGCTCTCCTCCAACGTCGCCGTGGCCACCGTCGGATGGTCGATCAACCAGATCGGCGTCAACGCCACCATGGCGGTCCTGCTCGCCCTGCTGCCCGATCAGGTTCCCCCCGAGCGGCGGGGCCGCATCTCCGGTCTCCTCGGGCTGACCCAGGCCGTCGCCGCCGTACTCGGCGTGGCTCTCGTCGGCGGCCTGTCACAGGTCTCCTTGACCCTCGCGATCATCGTTCCCACCGCCATCGCGCTGGTCTGCGTCTCGATCGCGGCCGTCCTGCTGTCCGACCGGCCCGCGACCCGCACCGAACGGCCATCGTTCAACCTGCGTGAGTTCGCCGGAAGCTTCTGGGTGAACCCGCGCCGGTTCCCGGACTTCGGCTGGGCCTGGATCAGCCGATTCGCGATGTTCATGGGAATCTCGTTCGCCCTCAACTACCAGATCTTTTACCTCACCTCGCACCTCGGACTGACCGAGAAACAGGCGACCGGCCTCGTGCCGGCGGCGATCGGAATTCAAACCCTCATGGTCGTCCTGGTCAGCCTCACGCTCGGGCCGCTCTCCGACCGGCTGCGTCGCCGCAAGGTGTTCGTCCTCGTCTCCGCCGTTATCGCCGGCGTAGGCCTGGGCGTCGTCGCCCTGGCCCCCGCAGACCGCACGTCGGTCCCACTGTTCCTACTGGGCATGGCCCTCGTCGGCCTCGGCCAGGGCACCTATTTCGCCGTCGACCTCGCGCTGGTCGCCGACGTACTGCCCAACAAAGACGAAGACGCCGCCAAGGACCTCGGTGTCCTGGGCATGGCCAACCTCATCCCACAGTCCATCGCGCCCGCGGTGGCGCCCCTCTTCCTCGCCGTCCCGCTGTTCACCGACAACGGAGGCTCCGGACAGAACTATGTCGCGCTCTACCTGGCCGGCGCGCTGTTCGCCGTCGCCGCAGGCGTCACAATTCTCCGGGTCGAAGGCGTGCGTTGA
- a CDS encoding NAD(P)-dependent oxidoreductase, which yields MRITVFGGTGPAGLLLIDQAIKEGHEVVAFARSPEKLTARDRLTVVQGQLDDERAIASAVRGSDAVLSLLGPGTDAADIPPLILGYQNIVAAMREEGVERLVAMGTPSISDPADGKEFLVGLMVRGIRKFQPVAYEALVRIGQIVRDSGLKWTIVRLPLLTNGPKTASVNVRMVGGKGGVRLSRANAAAFFLDQAGDTTYIGSAPFVTDK from the coding sequence ATGCGTATCACCGTTTTCGGGGGCACCGGACCGGCGGGGCTGCTCTTGATCGACCAGGCCATCAAAGAAGGTCACGAGGTCGTCGCCTTTGCCCGCTCGCCCGAGAAGCTGACCGCCAGGGATCGGCTGACCGTGGTCCAGGGACAACTCGATGACGAGCGGGCGATAGCGAGCGCGGTGCGCGGTAGCGACGCCGTCCTGAGTTTGCTGGGGCCGGGGACCGATGCCGCGGACATCCCTCCGTTGATCCTCGGGTACCAGAACATCGTCGCGGCGATGCGCGAGGAAGGCGTCGAGCGCCTCGTCGCGATGGGTACCCCGAGTATCTCTGACCCCGCGGACGGCAAGGAGTTCCTGGTCGGGCTCATGGTTCGGGGCATCCGGAAGTTCCAGCCGGTGGCTTATGAGGCGCTCGTGCGGATCGGTCAGATCGTCCGGGACTCCGGGCTGAAATGGACCATCGTCCGGCTGCCGCTGCTCACCAACGGTCCGAAGACCGCGTCGGTCAACGTGCGCATGGTGGGCGGCAAGGGCGGGGTTCGCCTTTCACGGGCCAACGCGGCCGCGTTCTTCCTCGACCAAGCCGGCGACACCACCTATATCGGCAGCGCCCCGTTCGTCACAGATAAGTAG
- a CDS encoding DoxX family protein: MNVVLWVVQILLALVFGAAGVLKSTQPKEKLAPNLPWVEDFSLPVVRFIGVVELLAALGLILPAATGFATVLTPLAATGLAITMVLAAVTHARRKEPSGIVFNAVLFALAVFVAWGRFGPYSF; the protein is encoded by the coding sequence ATGAACGTGGTGCTCTGGGTCGTGCAGATCCTGCTGGCGCTGGTTTTCGGTGCCGCCGGCGTTCTGAAGTCCACACAGCCGAAGGAGAAGCTGGCGCCCAACCTGCCGTGGGTTGAGGACTTTTCGCTCCCGGTGGTGCGCTTCATCGGCGTGGTCGAGCTGCTCGCCGCGCTCGGCCTGATCCTGCCGGCCGCGACCGGCTTCGCGACCGTGCTGACTCCGCTGGCGGCCACCGGTCTGGCGATCACGATGGTTCTGGCCGCAGTGACCCACGCCCGGCGCAAGGAGCCCAGCGGGATCGTGTTCAACGCGGTGTTGTTCGCGCTCGCGGTCTTCGTCGCCTGGGGCCGATTCGGCCCGTACTCCTTCTGA